In Halobaculum rubrum, the following are encoded in one genomic region:
- a CDS encoding DEAD/DEAH box helicase encodes MTDDGDESPVSGDGGSTGTDGDIVDDRVATSDDNEAAPGEHAFDESASDETAADLTIDRFYDAVEAAQRPVLTATQVARETDRTQAEARDHLDALAEEGTVERVDVESDPVVYYPTSWGDLAERERVVMFPTRRQIVVDQPTQYTRAMLADFAHLVDSTGTEPGTRGYLYEIRQEDIWAAPFEEFSGLLARMRSVLPRRSPHLEEWAENQWKRARQFRLRTHEDGYVVLEADREELMGNVARQKLDGAALQADLSDTESWVNDEEIGHVKRVLYEAGYPVIDERDLESGEPLDVTLETELRAYQTDWVDRFIEQRAGVFVSPPGSGKTVAALGVLEAVGGETLILVPSRELAGQWRAELLEHTDLDESQIGEYHGGEKEIAPVTIATYQTAGMDRHRSLFDSREWGLVITDEAHHIPAPIFRRAADLQSKHRLGLSATPIREDDNEEEIFTLIGPPIGTDWGALFDAGFVQEPEVEIRYVPWRDDEAQNEWASADGRERHMAAARNPAKIEEVRRLRERHGDARALVFVDYLDQGEALAAALGVPFVSGETRHHVRQRLFEEFRQGERDTLVVSRIADEGIDLPNVGLAIVASGLGGSRRQGAQRAGRTMRPTGSALVYVLATRGTSEEDFAQRQMNHLAEKGVRVHERTVE; translated from the coding sequence ATGACTGACGACGGCGACGAGTCGCCCGTAAGCGGTGACGGCGGTAGCACCGGTACGGACGGCGACATCGTCGACGACCGCGTCGCCACTAGCGACGACAACGAGGCCGCTCCCGGAGAGCATGCTTTCGACGAGAGTGCTTCCGACGAGACCGCCGCCGACCTCACTATCGATCGCTTCTACGACGCCGTCGAGGCGGCCCAGCGACCGGTGCTCACAGCCACACAGGTCGCCCGCGAAACCGACCGAACGCAGGCGGAGGCGCGCGATCATCTCGACGCGCTCGCGGAGGAGGGTACCGTCGAGCGCGTCGACGTGGAGTCGGACCCGGTGGTGTACTACCCGACCTCGTGGGGCGACCTCGCCGAGCGCGAACGGGTGGTCATGTTCCCCACGCGGCGCCAGATCGTGGTCGATCAGCCGACGCAGTACACTCGTGCGATGCTCGCCGACTTCGCGCACCTCGTCGACTCCACGGGGACGGAGCCGGGAACCCGCGGCTACCTCTACGAGATCCGCCAGGAGGACATCTGGGCCGCGCCGTTCGAGGAGTTCTCGGGGTTGCTCGCGCGGATGCGGTCGGTGCTGCCGCGCCGCTCGCCGCACCTGGAGGAGTGGGCCGAGAACCAGTGGAAGCGCGCCCGCCAGTTCCGCCTGCGGACCCACGAGGACGGCTACGTGGTGCTGGAGGCCGACCGAGAGGAGCTGATGGGCAACGTCGCCCGACAGAAGCTCGACGGGGCGGCGTTGCAGGCGGACCTCTCGGACACCGAGTCGTGGGTGAACGACGAGGAGATCGGCCACGTGAAGCGCGTGCTGTACGAGGCGGGCTACCCCGTGATCGACGAGCGCGACCTGGAGTCCGGGGAGCCGCTCGACGTGACGCTGGAGACGGAGCTTCGGGCGTACCAGACGGACTGGGTCGACCGGTTCATCGAGCAGCGGGCGGGGGTGTTCGTCTCGCCGCCCGGGTCGGGCAAGACCGTCGCCGCGCTCGGCGTCTTGGAGGCGGTCGGCGGCGAGACGCTGATCCTCGTCCCCTCGCGGGAACTCGCGGGCCAGTGGCGCGCCGAACTGCTGGAACACACCGACCTCGACGAATCACAGATCGGCGAGTACCACGGCGGCGAGAAGGAGATCGCCCCGGTGACGATCGCGACGTACCAGACCGCGGGGATGGACCGCCACCGGTCGCTGTTCGACTCCCGCGAGTGGGGGCTCGTGATCACGGACGAAGCACACCACATTCCCGCGCCGATATTCCGTCGGGCCGCCGATCTCCAGAGCAAACACCGTCTCGGACTGTCGGCGACCCCGATACGGGAGGACGACAACGAGGAGGAGATATTCACGCTGATCGGCCCGCCGATCGGCACCGACTGGGGCGCGCTGTTCGACGCCGGGTTCGTGCAGGAGCCCGAGGTGGAGATCCGGTACGTTCCCTGGCGCGACGACGAGGCGCAAAACGAGTGGGCCAGCGCGGACGGCCGCGAGCGACACATGGCCGCCGCCCGCAACCCAGCGAAGATCGAGGAGGTGCGTCGCCTCCGCGAGCGCCACGGCGACGCGAGGGCACTCGTGTTCGTCGACTACCTCGACCAAGGCGAGGCGCTCGCGGCGGCGCTTGGCGTCCCGTTCGTCTCCGGGGAAACGCGCCATCACGTCCGGCAGCGCCTGTTCGAGGAGTTCCGGCAGGGCGAGCGCGACACCCTCGTCGTCTCGCGGATCGCCGACGAGGGGATCGACCTGCCGAACGTCGGGCTCGCGATCGTCGCGTCCGGGCTCGGCGGAAGCCGCCGCCAGGGCGCCCAACGCGCCGGCCGGACGATGCGCCCCACCGGCTCCGCGTTGGTGTACGTGCTCGCCACGCGCGGGACCAGCGAGGAGGACTTCGCCCAGCGGCAGATGAACCACCTCGCGGAGAAGGGCGTCCGCGTCCACGAGCGCACCGTCGAGTAG